From the Streptomonospora nanhaiensis genome, the window GCTCGGCCATGCGGCCGCCCGCGGAACGATCAGCCCCGAACGCGCTCGCGCGACCATCGCCACCGTGCTGCTCAGCGTCGTCACCCGCTCCGACTGAAGGGCGTGCGCCTCCGCGGTCCGGTGCGTTGCCTCCGGGCCGCGGGTGTGCCATCCTGCTGCGTCGTCCTCGTCCTTCAGTGAAAGGGAGTTCCGTGGGGCTGCCGCTCGGCATGGTTCTCGGTGATCGCTCCTCGCGCGCTTCGGCGCGGGAGCGGTAGCGGCGCCTGCCCGACCCCCGTGCGCCCGTGCCTCCGGCACGTGCGGCGGCCTTTCACCGATTCCCGGTTCCCGCTCCTCGTCGAAGTGCTCTTCGCGCCCCGCACTTCGAACCACGAGGAGTCCCATGTCCACGATCCGGTGGACCGAGAACACCACCCGCCGCCGCGCCCGCTGGCACTCCGAGAGCGCCGCGCCCCCGCCCACGCGGGTCGTCGCGGCCGACGACCGCATGCGCGCCGACACCGCCTTCCGCCTGGTCCGGCAGGGCACCGCGCTGCTGTGGCGGGGGAGCTTCCCCAACGCGCGGCGGCTGCTCGGCGCCCTGCGCCGCCGCGTCGATGACGCCGACCGCGCCGCCCGCGCGGCGCCTCCGCCGTACGGCGACCCGGCCGAGGCGTTTTGGCGGCACCGGCGGGCCCGCGCCGCCCGCGCCCGCCTGCTGGGGCGCCTCCTGGTGCTGCTGGAGGCCGACCACTCCCTCGACCTGTCCCGGGCCCCCGACGTGAGGCAGGCGTGCGCCGAGGCGTACGGGCCGCCGTGCGAAGCGCTGCCGGGCCGGCCGACCGGGCCGACGGCCGTGGCCCTCACCGAACTGCTGGGAGTGATCAGCGCGCACCAGTGGCGCCTGACGGGGGTGGCGGTCGCCGCGCTGGGCGGTGCCCGCGTGCACCCGCACTACGGGGTGTTCTCGCCGACGCGGGCCGAGTACGTCGACCTGGTGGCCCGAGCGCCGCTGCCGCCGACGGCGGCGGGCCGCCCCGCCGGGCGGCGCGCACTCCGGCGCACCGCGTTCGACCTGGGCACGGGGACGGGCGTGCTCGCCGCGGTGCTCGCCCGGCGGGGGGTCGGCCGCGTGGTGGCCACCGACATCAGTCCGCGTGCGCTGGCCTGCGCGCGCGAGAACGTCCGCCGGCTGGGGCCGGCCGGCACGGTGGAGGTGGCCGCCGGGCCCGGTCTCTTCCCCGACGGGCGCGCCGACCTCGTCGTCTGCAATCCGCCGTGGCTCCCGGGCGAGCCCGCGTCCGAGGTCGAGTTGGGCGTCTACGACTCCGGCGGCCGCATGCTGCGCGGCTTCTTGGCCGGGCTGGCCGACCATCTGGCGCCGGGCGGGGAGGGCTGGCTCGTGCTCTCCGACCTGGCCGAACACCTCGGGCTGCGGACACGCCGGGAGTTGGCGGACGCCATCGCCGAGGGCGGCCTGCGCGTGGTGGACCGCATCGACACGGTGCCGCGCCATCCCCGTGCGAGGGACGGCGCGGACCCCCTCCACGCGGCCCGCTCCGCCGAGACCACGTCCCTGTGGCGCCTGGCGGCGGTCGGCTGAGACGCGGCGGCCGAGGTCCGCGCGTGCGCCCGGGGGCCGGCCGCTGTGCTCTGCGGCCGCTGTGCTCCCCGGCCGCGCGGCCGGGGAGCACAAGCCGTCAGGCTCCGGCCGGGCGGCGGGTGGAGCGCTCCAGGTGGAGCAGGGCCTGCTTGCGCGGCAGGCCGCCGCCGTAGCCGACCATGGCGCCGTTGGCGCCGATCACCCGGTGGCACGGGATGACGATCGAGATCGGGTTGCGGTTGTTGGCCATGCCCACCGCGCGGGCGGCGTTGGGCTGGCCGATGGCCCGCGCGATCTCGCCGTAGGTGGCGGTGCGGCCGTAGGGGATGGTGGTGAGCGCCCGCCACACCTGCCGCTGGAACGCGGTGCCCGCCGGGGCCAGGGCCAGGGTGAAGGCGGTCCGCTCGCCCGCGAAGTAGGCGGCGAGCTGGTCGGCGGCCTCGGCCAGCGCGGCCGGTGCGCGCCGCCACCGGGTGTCGGTCTCGTGGGCGAACCGCGCGGGGTCCAGGTGCAGGCCGGTGAGCACCGCGCCGGCCTCCTCGGCGGTGAGCAGCAGGTCGCCCAGCGGCGAGGGCACGATGTCGTAGAGCCGCTCCCCGTCCTCAGCGGGTCGAGCGAACTCGACCGCCGCGACCGCCTCGGGTTCCGGCGCGGCCAGGTCCAGCGGGAGCGCGTCCTGCGTCATGCTGTCGGCTGTCATTTCGGGGCTCCTTGCGCGTGGGCTCTGTCGTGGCGGTGGCGGCTGTCGTGGCGGCGGCGGGGACGGCGGCCGCGGTGCGGGTCCCCGGGGCGGAGCCGGTGGGCGGCGCGTCGGCGCCGGCCGCCCACAGGTGGTGGGTGGCGTAGGACCGCCACGGGCTCCAGGCGCGCGCCGCGCGCTCGGCCGCGCGGGGGTCGCCGGGGCGGCCCAGGCGCTCCAGGGCGCGGCGCACCCCCAGGTCGGTGGCGAGGAACACGTCGGGGTCGCCGAAGGCGCGCATGCGGATGTAGTCGGCGGTCCAGGGCCCGATCCCGGGCAGGGCGCGCAGCCGTGCGGTGGCGGCGTCCCAGTCGGCGCCGGGGCCGAGGTCGAGCTGGTCGCCCGCGAGGGCCTCGGCCAGGGCGATGAGCGCGCGGGCGCGCCCGCGCGGCATGGGCAGCTCCTGGGGGGAGGCGCCGGCGAGCGCGTCAGGGCGGGGGAACGCGTGGGTGAGCCCGTCGGAGGCGGCGGTGAGCGGCTTGCCGAACCGCTCCACGAGCCGGCCGGCCACGGTGCGCGCGGCGGCCACCGACACCTGCTGGCCGACGATCGCGCGGACGGCGATCTCGGCGGGGTCGACGTGCCCGGGGGCGCGCAGGCCGGGGCGCGCGGCCACCAGCGGCGCGAGCGCGGGGTCGGCGCCCAGCACCTCGGCGACGGCGTGGGGGTCGGTGTCGAGGTCGAGCAGCCGCCGGCACCGCTGCACCGCCGTGCCGAGGTCCTGGAGGAGTTGCAGGCACAGCCGGCACCACACGTGGTCGGGGGTGTCGCCGGGCGACAACTCCACCAGCCCGGTGCCGTGGGGAAGGTTCAGCGAGCGCCGGTAGGTGCGGGCCGCGCCGGTGCCGGTGACCTCCTCGACGCCGGGGACGGCGCGGGCGCCGAGGAAGCCGAAGAGGTGGTCGATGTCGATGGGCGGGCGCAGCGGCAGGCGCAGCGTGACGGTGCCGGGCGCCTCGCCGGGTCCGACCGGTCCGGCGGGGGCGTCGGCGGTGCGCGCGGTCGGCGCGCGGCCGGCCGCGCGCCGGCGCCGCAGTTCGGTGGGGGCCTGGGCGAACACCTCGCGGACGGTGTCGTTGAACTGGCGGATGCTGGCGAACCCCGCGGCGAAGGCGATGTCGCCCATGGGCATCTCGGTGGTCTCGATGAGCACGCGCGCGGTCTGGGCGCGCTGCGCGCGGGCCAGGGCGAGCGGGCCGGCGCCGAGCTCGGCGATGAGCAGCCGGTTGAGCTGGCGTTCGCTGTAGCCGACGCGGGCGGCCAGGCCGCTGACGCCCTCGCGGTCGACGGCGCCGTCGGCGATCAGCCGCATGGACCGGCCCACCACATCGGCGCGGACGTTCCACTCGGGCGATCCGGGGGCGGCGTCGGGGCGGCAGCGCTTGCAGGCGCGGAACCCCGCGCGCTGGGCCGCCGCCGCCGAGGGGAAGAAGCGGGTGTTCTCGCGCTTGGGGGTCACGGCGGGGCAGCTCGGGCGGCAGTAGATGCCGGTGCTGGTGACACCGACGTAGAACACGCCGTCGAAGCGCGCGTCGCCGCTGCGAACCGCCAGGTAGCGCTGGTCGTCGTCCATCACGCCATCCATGGTCGCCTCCCCCCGCCGCCCACGCTAGCGGATATCGGACATGGAGGTCCGGGGGCCGTGGCGCAGGCGGGTGCCGGCCGGCGCGCGGTGCGCTACCCGGGGAAGCGGGCCTGGAAGGCCGCGCGGACGGCGGGGTCGCGGTCGAGGACCGCGAAGACCACGTGGGCGAACACCCCGGCGTAGGTGCCGTGCAGGTGGGTGGCGAACGCCGCGGCGACCTCGGCGGGGTCGTTGCCGAACACGCCGCAGCCCCAGGCGCCCAGCACGAGCCGGGTGTGTCCCTGGTCGGCGGCCGCGGCGAGCACGGCGCGGGCGCGCGCGGTGAGGGCGGCGCCGACGCGGCCGGCGTCGTGCGGCTGGTCGCGCTCGATCATCCGCCGGTTGGGCGCGGCGGCGGTGAGGAACGCGACGGGGACCGGCTCGGGCAGCCAGGAGCCGTCGTCGCGGCGGTAGACGGGCACGCCCGGGGAGTAGACCACGCGGTCGCTGTAGAGGAGTTCGCGGTGGGCGCGGTGGTGGGCGTAGAACTCGGGGCAGCGCACGAGGGAGTCGTAGAGCGCGCTGGAGCGGGCCAGGCTCTCCTCCTGGGCGCGGGCACCGTTGGCCACGCCGCCGCCGGGGTTGCGCGCCGAGGCGAAGTTGAGCGCGGCGACGGGGCCGCCGCGGCCCAGCCGGAGCGCGGCGTGCAGCGTGGACTCGCCGGTGACCTCGAACTCCGTGGTGGAGCGGGCGGCGGGCGGGGTGAGCGCGCGGGTGTCCTCGGGCAGGTACAGGCGGGTGCCGTCGCGCATGGCGGTGAGGTGGGGGACGAGGTCGACGCGGTGGCCGTCATGGTCGTACCAGCCGCGCTCGAAGGCCGCCCTGGTCTGCTGCCACCGCTCGCGCATACGCTGCGACATCGCCGCCGTCCACCCCTTCCGCTTCCGCCGGCGCCCGTGCCCGCGGCGGGCCGGTGCCGTCCCGGACGCTACCGCCCGCCGGGGCGGCGGCTCCACCGGATTTCGCGGCGGGCGGGGGTGCCGGCGGTCCGGCGGGCGGTCCGGCAGGAGGGACCGGTGTCAGGTGCCGGGCGGGCGCCGTTCGGGGGCGGGCGCGGCGGACCCGGACTCGGCGCCGGACCCGGCGGCCTTCGGCCCGGGACCGGACTCGGTGCCGGAGCCCGACGCGGATCGCGTGGCGGTGTCGGTCTCGGCGAAGGCGCCGTGCTCGGTGAGGTAGTCGATGTAGACCGGGCGCAGGGCGTCCTGGACGACGGGGTCCTCTTCGGCGGCCAGGGCGTCGTAGAACAGGCCCGACGCCTGCGCCACGCCGGCCTCGCCGGCCTCCACGTTGCCCGCCGCGGCCTCGGCGGCGGGCAGCAGCCGCAGCAGCCGCCAGAAGAACTTGACGTCCCAGCGGCGGCGGGCGAGGGCGACGGCGCGGTCGCGGAGTTCGTCGGTCTCCAGGCGGTCGAGGGCGGACAGATCTTCGTTCATGCCCCTGCCCTACCCGGACCGCGGCGGTTCAACAAAGGGTGATGTGGGTTACCCTTCGGTCGGGTCCACACAGGACGCGGTCCGCGCCGGCGCCCCGGGCGATCCCCGGCTCCGGCGGCGGCGCGCAACGGCAGGAGGGGGCGCTCATGAGCGCGTCATCGGCGGTGCGGGTGGTCGTCGCCAAGCCCGGGCTGGACGGGCACGACCGCGGGGTCAAGGTGGTGGTGCGGGCGCTGCGCGACGCGGGTGTGGAGGTCATCTACACCGGTCTGCGGCAGACCCCGGAGATGGTGGTCAGCGCCGCGCTGGAGGAGGACGCCGACGCCATCGGGCTGTCGGTGCTCTCGGGCGCGCACATGACGATCTTCCGCCGGGTCATGGAGCTGCTGGCCGAGCACGACGCCACCGACATCACCGTCTTCGGCGGCGGGATCATCCCCGAGGCCGACATCCCCGAGCTGGAGCGCATGGGCGTGGCCAAGGTGTTCACGCCGGGCACCCCCACCACCGAGATCAGCGACTGGGTGCGCGGCAACATCCGGGCGGTGCACACCGGCGCGGGCTGATCGGCGCACCGGCGCCGCCCTCCGCCCTCCTCCGGGGTTCTCCCCGCCGCCCTTCGCCCGCCGAACCCGCCCGGTTCCCGCGCCCCTCCCCGCCCGCGCGCGCCGCGCGTAGGCGCCGCGCGCGGGTGTGGGGCATCGCTCACGGTCGGCGGCGGCCGTTTCGGCGTTGGGCGCCGGAGGCGCGATTAGGCTGCCCTTTTGTGTCATTCGTCCGGTTTCTCGCAGGTCCGGGGCGGCGGCCCCGCCGCCACCGCCCGCGCCGCCCCCATCACCGCGCCCGGCCCCGGGTCGGCGGGTAGGCCGTGGAACCGGGTATCGACGTGGTGGCCCTGCTGCTGGCGGCCGCCATGGCCGCCGGATGGGTCGACGCGGTGGTGGGCGGCGGCGGGCTGCTGATGCTGCCGGCCATGCTCGTGGCCTTCCCCGCCTCGCCCGTCGCGCCGCTGCTGGGCACCAACAAGCTGACCGCGATCATGGGCACCGCCTCGGCGGCCTGGACCTACCTGCGCGGCGTGCGGCCGGACCCGCGGATCATGTGGCCCACCGCCGGGCTGGCCCTGCTGGGGGCCGGGGGCGGCGCCGCGCTGGCGGGGTCGGTGTCCTCGGCCGCGCTGCGCCCCACCGTCATGGTGGTGCTCGCGGTGGTGCTGGTGCTCGTGGTGGCGCGCCCGGCCATGGGAGCGGTGGCCAATCCCACACTGCTCACCCCGCGCCGGATCGCGGTGGCGGTGCTGCTGGCCGGCGGCGGCGTGGGGTTCTACGACGGGCTGATCGGCCCCGGCACCGGGACGTTCCTCATCATGGTGCTGACCACGGTGGTGGGCCTGGACTTCGTCAGCGCCTCGGCGTCGGCCAAGGTGGTCAACACCGCCACCAACCTGGGCGCGCTCGTGGTGTTCGCGGTCAACGGCGACGTGCTGTGGCTGCTGGGGCTGGGCCTGGCGGTGTGCAACGTGGCCGGCGCCCAGATCGGCGCGCGCATGGCGCTGCGCCGGGGGTCGGGGTTCGTGCGGGTGGTGCTCGTGGTGGTGGTGCTGGCCCTGCTGGTGCGGCTGGGCTGGGAGCAGGTGGCGTAGAACGCCCCCGGCGTCCTGTTAATCCCGATGTGAGACCTCACACGAATTCCCACCGGCGCACCGCCGCAGAACCCGGCATACCGGGGGTTTCCCCGTTCGCTTTGACTGGTCACCGGCGCCCCGGTGTCATCTGTCAAGCCCTGGGAGGACTAAGCTGCCGCATGTTGCGGACGGCATTCGACGTATCTCCAACGCGGCGGCATCCGGTTCGGTTCCCCGCGAACGACAGACTCCGCGTCCGCACACGACCGCAGCCAGCGAAACAACAAGGACGGACCCTCGTGGACCTGTTCGAATACCAGGCGAAGCAGCTCTTCGCAGAGTACGGGGTGCCGGTACCCCAGGGAAAGGTGGCGAGCACGGCCGCTGAGGCCCGTGCCATCGCCGAGGAGTTCGCGGCGGCGGGCACGCCCCGCGTCGTGGTCAAGGCGCAGGTGAAGACCGGCGGGCGCGGCAAGGCCGGCGGGGTGAAGGTGGCCGACGACGCCGCCGACGCCGAGGCCAAGGCCGAGCAGATCCTCGGCATGGACATCAAGGGCCACACGGTCCACCGGGTCCTCGTCGAAGAGGCCAGCGACATCGCCGAGGAGTACTACTTCTCGTTCCTGCTGGACCGCGCCAACCGCACCTTCCTCTCCATCTGCTCCGCCGAGGGCGGCATGGAGATCGAGGAGGTCGCCGCGACCAACCCCGACGCCGTCGCCAAGGTCGCCATCAACCCGCTGCAGGGCGCCCCCGCCGACGTCGCCGCCGAGATCGTGCGCCAGGGCCGCCTGCCCGAGGCCGCCGCGCAGGGCGCCGCCGAGGTCATCACCAAGCTCTGGGACGTGTTCGTCGGCCGCGACGCCACCCTGGTCGAGGTCAACCCGCTGATCCTCACCGGTGACGGCCGCGTGGTCGCGCTCGACGGCAAGGTCACCCTCGACGAGAACGCCGAGTTCCGCCAGGACCTGGAGAGCCTCGCCTTCGCAGCCGAAGGCGATCCCCTCGAAGTCAAGGCGAAGGAGAAGGGGCTCAACTACGTCAAGCTGGACGGTCAGGTCGGGATCATCGGCAACGGTGCGGGCCTGGTGATGTCGACGCTGGACGTGGTGGCCTATGCCGGTGAGGAGTTCGGCGGGGTCAAGCCGGCCAACTTCCTGGACATCGGCGGGGGCGCCTCGGCCGAGGTCATGGCCAACGGCCTGGAGATCATCCTGGGCGACCCCGATGTCAAGAGCGTGTTCGTCAACGTGTTCGGCGGGATCACCGCCTGCGACGCGGTGGCCAACGGCATCGTGCAGGCCCTGCGGCTGCTGGAGGGCCGGGGCGACGATGTGACCAAGCCGCTGGTGGTGCGCCTGGACGGCAACAACGCCGAGCTGGGCCGCCGGATCCTGACCGATGCCGCCCATCCGGCGGTGCGCCAGGTGGCGACCATGGACGGCGCTGCCGCCCAGGCCGCTGAACTGGCCGCGAAGTAACGAGGGCGCGAGGCGAGTAGAAGCATCATGGCTATCTTCCTGACCAAGGACAGCAAGGTGCTGGTGCAGGGCATGACCGGCTCTGAGGGCACCAAGCACACCCGCCGGATGCTGGCGGCGGGCACGCGGATCGTGGGCGGGGTCAACCCGCGCAAGGCCGGCCAGTCGGTGGACTTCGACGGCACCCAGGTGCCGGTGTTCGCGTCGGTGGCCGAGGGCATGGCGGCCACGGGGGCCGATGTGTCGGTGGTGTTCGTGCCGCCGCGCTTTGCCAAGGCCGCGGTGGTGGAGGCGATCGACGCGGGTATCGGGATGGCGGTGGTGATCACCGAGGGCATTCCGGTGCACGACACGGCGGCGTTTTGGGCGCACGCCTGCGCCAAGGGCAACCGGACGCGGATCATCGGGCCCAACTGCCCGGGTCTGATCACGCCGGGGGAGTCCAACGCGGGCATCATTCCGGCCGACATCACGCGGCCGGGGCGGATCGGGCTGGTGTCGAAGTCGGGGACGCTGACCTACCAGATGATGTATGAGCTGCGGGACATCGGTTTCTCCACGGCGGTGGGGATCGGTGGGGACCCGATCATCGGGACGACCCACATCGACGCGCTGGCGGCGTTCGAGGCCGACCCGGGTACGGACGCGATCGTGATGATCGGTGAGATCGGCGGGGACGCCGAGGAGCGGGCCGCGGAGTTCATCAGGGCCAACGTGTCCAAGCCGGTCGTCGGTTACGTGGCGGGGTTCACGGCTCCCGAGGGCAAGACGATGGGGCACGCGGGCGCGATCGTGTCGGGGTCGGCGGGTACGGCCGCGGCGAAGAAGGAGGCGTTGGAGGCCGCTGGCGTCAAGGTCGGCAAGACCCCCAGCGAGACCGCGAAGCTGGCCCGCGCGCTGTTCTGATCCACCGCGCGGCACCGCCGCGCCGCCGGAGCCCGGCCCCGCCGGGACCCGCGCACACACCGGCCGCGCCCCCCGCCTCCACCGGCGGCGGGGCGCGGCCTTTCGCGTGCCCGCCCCCGCCGCGGCCCGCCCGCGGCGTCCCGCCGCGCCGCGAGCGCCCGGACTCCTAGCACAACCGGCCCGTGCGCCGCCTGCCGACACGCCCGGCCAAACCCCGGGGGTCGGCCCGCCCGGCTGGCAGCATGGGACGGGTGAGCGCGCCCGCACGTCCCTCCCCGAACCGCAGCGGCGGCCGGCCCCGCCGCGAGCCCTCCCAGGCGCGCGGCGCCGCCCGCGCGCCGCGCGGCCGCCGCCCGCCCCCCGCCGACGACCAGCCCCGCCCCCTCTACACCGCCGGCGGCCTGGCCGCCGCCTGGTCGGCCGGCATCGGCCTGGCCGTGCTGATGACCCTCACCGTGGCCGGGTGGGTGGCCGCGCCCCACGGGGCGTTCGGCGAGGACATCGGCGAGGTCCTGCGCGCCGCCGTGCAGGCGTGGCTGGTGGGCCACCACGTCGGGTTCACCATCCCCGGCGGCGGCGTGTCCCTGCTCCCGCTGGGCCTGGTCGTGCTGCCCGGCCTGCTGCTGTACCGCGCGGGCCGCTGGCTGGCCCGCAGTTGCGAGCTGCCCCGGCTGCGCCACCTGTTCCGCGCCGCGCTCGCCATCGCCGGGCCCTACGCCGCCATCGCCGGCACGCTCGCCCTGGTCGGCCGGACCGAGGTGGTGCGGCCCAGCGTCGTCCAGGCGCTCATCGCCGGGTTCGGCGTGGCGTTCGTGGCCGGGGGCGCCGGCGTGCTGTTCCAGCTGCTCAAGGACAAGGGCATCCCCAAACGGCGGCTGCTGGACCTGATGCCCGACCGCCCCCGCTCCCTGCTGGTGGGCACCCTCAGCGCCACCGGCACCCTGCTGGCCACCGGCGCGCTGCTGTTCGGCGCCGCACTGGCGAGCGGCATGGACCAAGCGGCCGCGCTCACCGGCGAACTCGCGCCGGGCCTGGTGGGCGGCGCGCTGCTGCTGCTCGTCCAGTTGCTCTACCTGCCCAACGCCGTGGTGTTCGGCCTGGCCTACGCCGTGGGGCCGGGTTTCGCGGTGGGCACCGGCACGGTCGTCGCGCCGACCGGGGTGTCGGTCGGCGCCGTCCCGATTCTGCCCATGCTCGCGGCGCTGCCCGACAACGGTCCGGCGCCGGTGGTGTCGCTGGCGGCGCTGGCGGTGCCGTTCCTCGCCGGCGCGGTGGGCGGGGTGCTGACCCAGCGCAGCGCGCCGGCGGTGGTCAGCGAGTCGGCGCCGCTGTGGGGGTTCGTCTGCGGGGTCACGACCGGCCTGGTGTGCGCGGCGCTGTCGCTGCTGGCCGGGGGCTCGATGGGCGCCGAGCGGCTGTCGGAGGTCGGGCCGTCGGCCTGGCAGGTGGGGCTGATCACCGCGCTGGAGGTCGGGCTGGCCGCGGCCATCGCCGCGTGGGTGGCCAACTGGCGCTACTACCGGCGGGCCCACGCCGGGGCGGCGCCGGACGAGGCCGGGGCGGAGCCCGAAGAGGAGGAGGGCGCGCCCGGCGACGAACCGCCGCCCGCGCCCGCGCGGCGCCGCGGCCGTCCGGTGCTGCGCGTGGTGCCCGACCCCGGCGACGCCGAGCCCGCGCCCGAACCCGGCCCCCGCCCGCGGAGCGGTCCCGGGCCCGTCGAGCAGGCCCCGCCGAAGGCGGCGCCGCGCTGGCGGCTGCGGCTGCCCGCGCTGCGGCTGCGCCGCCGCCGCGCGGCCGACGACGACGGCGAGGAGTTCTACGGCATCACCTACGAGGCCGACTCCGCCCCCGCCGCCCCCGCCGACGACGGCCCCGGCCGCTGAGGCCCGGGCCGCGCTCCGGTCAGCCGCCCACCGGCGGCACGCTCTCCACCGGCAGCCCGGCGCGCCGGGCGATGTCCTCGCGCAGCTGGCGGTCGCAGTCCTGCTGGGAGCTGACCGTCAGCGCGCGCGTGGAGCACTCCTGATAGGCGCTGTAGGCGTCCCAGAAGACCAGGTAGCCCACGAGCATCAGGGCGGAGAGCGCGACCCCGAACCAGCCCAGCACCATGCTCAGGATCGCCCCGGGCGCCACCCCGTTCTTCGCCTTGGCCGCGCGGCGCGCGCGGTGGCCCTGCACGATCCCCAGCGCCGACAGGATGAGCCCGAACGGCGGCAGGATCAGCCCGGCGGCCGAGAGGAACAGCCCCCACAGGCCGCCGCGTTCGATGTGCGGCCGGTCCCCGTCCGTCTGCTGCTGGGGCGGCTCATTGATCACAGGGGCTCCTCGCGAACGGCGCCTGGTCGGCGGCTGGACGGCGGTCGGGGGCGGCCCGGTGCGCGCACGTCGCGCGATGCGCGCGGGCGTGCGCCGAACGGGGCCTCGTGGAGTAGACGCTACCTGGCGAGATAGGCTGACAGCGCGGACGGGTAAGCCGCGTGCCCCGTCCGGCCGCGTCCGAGGTGCCCCGCGCGCCCGCGCCGGGCCCCGGGCCCGCACGGCCGCCGCGCCAGGCGCACCCGGCGGCGTCGAGGACGCGCGTCAGCGCATTCGTTTTCCCACGAGGAGGAACACACTGTCGGCGCGAGTTGTCGT encodes:
- a CDS encoding methylated-DNA--[protein]-cysteine S-methyltransferase encodes the protein MTADSMTQDALPLDLAAPEPEAVAAVEFARPAEDGERLYDIVPSPLGDLLLTAEEAGAVLTGLHLDPARFAHETDTRWRRAPAALAEAADQLAAYFAGERTAFTLALAPAGTAFQRQVWRALTTIPYGRTATYGEIARAIGQPNAARAVGMANNRNPISIVIPCHRVIGANGAMVGYGGGLPRKQALLHLERSTRRPAGA
- a CDS encoding TIGR02452 family protein — translated: MSQRMRERWQQTRAAFERGWYDHDGHRVDLVPHLTAMRDGTRLYLPEDTRALTPPAARSTTEFEVTGESTLHAALRLGRGGPVAALNFASARNPGGGVANGARAQEESLARSSALYDSLVRCPEFYAHHRAHRELLYSDRVVYSPGVPVYRRDDGSWLPEPVPVAFLTAAAPNRRMIERDQPHDAGRVGAALTARARAVLAAAADQGHTRLVLGAWGCGVFGNDPAEVAAAFATHLHGTYAGVFAHVVFAVLDRDPAVRAAFQARFPG
- a CDS encoding DUF4190 domain-containing protein, which encodes MINEPPQQQTDGDRPHIERGGLWGLFLSAAGLILPPFGLILSALGIVQGHRARRAAKAKNGVAPGAILSMVLGWFGVALSALMLVGYLVFWDAYSAYQECSTRALTVSSQQDCDRQLREDIARRAGLPVESVPPVGG
- a CDS encoding cell division protein PerM, giving the protein MGRVSAPARPSPNRSGGRPRREPSQARGAARAPRGRRPPPADDQPRPLYTAGGLAAAWSAGIGLAVLMTLTVAGWVAAPHGAFGEDIGEVLRAAVQAWLVGHHVGFTIPGGGVSLLPLGLVVLPGLLLYRAGRWLARSCELPRLRHLFRAALAIAGPYAAIAGTLALVGRTEVVRPSVVQALIAGFGVAFVAGGAGVLFQLLKDKGIPKRRLLDLMPDRPRSLLVGTLSATGTLLATGALLFGAALASGMDQAAALTGELAPGLVGGALLLLVQLLYLPNAVVFGLAYAVGPGFAVGTGTVVAPTGVSVGAVPILPMLAALPDNGPAPVVSLAALAVPFLAGAVGGVLTQRSAPAVVSESAPLWGFVCGVTTGLVCAALSLLAGGSMGAERLSEVGPSAWQVGLITALEVGLAAAIAAWVANWRYYRRAHAGAAPDEAGAEPEEEEGAPGDEPPPAPARRRGRPVLRVVPDPGDAEPAPEPGPRPRSGPGPVEQAPPKAAPRWRLRLPALRLRRRRAADDDGEEFYGITYEADSAPAAPADDGPGR
- the sucC gene encoding ADP-forming succinate--CoA ligase subunit beta, with translation MDLFEYQAKQLFAEYGVPVPQGKVASTAAEARAIAEEFAAAGTPRVVVKAQVKTGGRGKAGGVKVADDAADAEAKAEQILGMDIKGHTVHRVLVEEASDIAEEYYFSFLLDRANRTFLSICSAEGGMEIEEVAATNPDAVAKVAINPLQGAPADVAAEIVRQGRLPEAAAQGAAEVITKLWDVFVGRDATLVEVNPLILTGDGRVVALDGKVTLDENAEFRQDLESLAFAAEGDPLEVKAKEKGLNYVKLDGQVGIIGNGAGLVMSTLDVVAYAGEEFGGVKPANFLDIGGGASAEVMANGLEIILGDPDVKSVFVNVFGGITACDAVANGIVQALRLLEGRGDDVTKPLVVRLDGNNAELGRRILTDAAHPAVRQVATMDGAAAQAAELAAK
- a CDS encoding methyltransferase — protein: MSTIRWTENTTRRRARWHSESAAPPPTRVVAADDRMRADTAFRLVRQGTALLWRGSFPNARRLLGALRRRVDDADRAARAAPPPYGDPAEAFWRHRRARAARARLLGRLLVLLEADHSLDLSRAPDVRQACAEAYGPPCEALPGRPTGPTAVALTELLGVISAHQWRLTGVAVAALGGARVHPHYGVFSPTRAEYVDLVARAPLPPTAAGRPAGRRALRRTAFDLGTGTGVLAAVLARRGVGRVVATDISPRALACARENVRRLGPAGTVEVAAGPGLFPDGRADLVVCNPPWLPGEPASEVELGVYDSGGRMLRGFLAGLADHLAPGGEGWLVLSDLAEHLGLRTRRELADAIAEGGLRVVDRIDTVPRHPRARDGADPLHAARSAETTSLWRLAAVG
- a CDS encoding TSUP family transporter, whose protein sequence is MEPGIDVVALLLAAAMAAGWVDAVVGGGGLLMLPAMLVAFPASPVAPLLGTNKLTAIMGTASAAWTYLRGVRPDPRIMWPTAGLALLGAGGGAALAGSVSSAALRPTVMVVLAVVLVLVVARPAMGAVANPTLLTPRRIAVAVLLAGGGVGFYDGLIGPGTGTFLIMVLTTVVGLDFVSASASAKVVNTATNLGALVVFAVNGDVLWLLGLGLAVCNVAGAQIGARMALRRGSGFVRVVLVVVVLALLVRLGWEQVA
- a CDS encoding cobalamin B12-binding domain-containing protein; the protein is MSASSAVRVVVAKPGLDGHDRGVKVVVRALRDAGVEVIYTGLRQTPEMVVSAALEEDADAIGLSVLSGAHMTIFRRVMELLAEHDATDITVFGGGIIPEADIPELERMGVAKVFTPGTPTTEISDWVRGNIRAVHTGAG
- the sucD gene encoding succinate--CoA ligase subunit alpha, encoding MAIFLTKDSKVLVQGMTGSEGTKHTRRMLAAGTRIVGGVNPRKAGQSVDFDGTQVPVFASVAEGMAATGADVSVVFVPPRFAKAAVVEAIDAGIGMAVVITEGIPVHDTAAFWAHACAKGNRTRIIGPNCPGLITPGESNAGIIPADITRPGRIGLVSKSGTLTYQMMYELRDIGFSTAVGIGGDPIIGTTHIDALAAFEADPGTDAIVMIGEIGGDAEERAAEFIRANVSKPVVGYVAGFTAPEGKTMGHAGAIVSGSAGTAAAKKEALEAAGVKVGKTPSETAKLARALF
- a CDS encoding AlkA N-terminal domain-containing protein; protein product: MDGVMDDDQRYLAVRSGDARFDGVFYVGVTSTGIYCRPSCPAVTPKRENTRFFPSAAAAQRAGFRACKRCRPDAAPGSPEWNVRADVVGRSMRLIADGAVDREGVSGLAARVGYSERQLNRLLIAELGAGPLALARAQRAQTARVLIETTEMPMGDIAFAAGFASIRQFNDTVREVFAQAPTELRRRRAAGRAPTARTADAPAGPVGPGEAPGTVTLRLPLRPPIDIDHLFGFLGARAVPGVEEVTGTGAARTYRRSLNLPHGTGLVELSPGDTPDHVWCRLCLQLLQDLGTAVQRCRRLLDLDTDPHAVAEVLGADPALAPLVAARPGLRAPGHVDPAEIAVRAIVGQQVSVAAARTVAGRLVERFGKPLTAASDGLTHAFPRPDALAGASPQELPMPRGRARALIALAEALAGDQLDLGPGADWDAATARLRALPGIGPWTADYIRMRAFGDPDVFLATDLGVRRALERLGRPGDPRAAERAARAWSPWRSYATHHLWAAGADAPPTGSAPGTRTAAAVPAAATTAATATTEPTRKEPRNDSRQHDAGRAPAGPGRAGTRGGRGGRVRSTR